In Bos indicus isolate NIAB-ARS_2022 breed Sahiwal x Tharparkar chromosome 19, NIAB-ARS_B.indTharparkar_mat_pri_1.0, whole genome shotgun sequence, the following proteins share a genomic window:
- the CDK3 gene encoding cyclin-dependent kinase 3 isoform X1: MDMFQKVEKIGEGTYGVVYKAMNKETGQLVALKKIRLDLETEGVPSTAIREISLLKELKHPNIVRLLDVVHSEKKLYLVFEFLSQDLKKYMDSTPASELPLHLVKSYLFQLLQGVNFCHTHRVIHRDLKPQNLLISELGTIKLADFGLARAFGVPLRTYTHEVVTLWYRAPEILLGCKFYSTAVDIWSIGCIFAEMVTRRALFPGDSEIDQLFRIFRTLGTPSEAMWPGVTQLPDYKGSFPKWTSKGLEEVVPNLEPEGQDLLLQLLQYNPSRRISAKAALAHPYFSSTETSSAPHQCMLERFCC; the protein is encoded by the exons ATGGACATGTTCCAGAAGGTGGAGAAGATCGGAGAGGGCACCTATGGGGTGGTGTACAAGGCCATGAACAAGGAGACCGGGCAGCTCGTGGCCCTCAAGAAGATCAGGCTGGATTT ggaGACCGAGGGGGTCCCAAGCACTGCCATCAGGGAGATCTCCCTGCTCAAAGAGCTTAAGCACCCCAACATCGTCAG GCTGCTGGACGTGGTTCACAGCGAGAAGAAGCTTTACCTGGTGTTTGAGTTCCTTAGCCAGGACCTGAAGAAGTACATGGACTCCACCCCGGCCTCCGAGCTCCCCCTGCACCTAGTCAAG AGTTACCTCTTCCAGCTGCTGCAGGGGGTGAACTTCTGCCACACGCATCGGGTCATCCATCGAGACTTGAAGCCCCAGAATCTGCTCATCAGTGAGTTGGGGACCATCAAGCTGGCTGACTTTGGACTGGCTCGAGCCTTCGGGGTGCCTCTGCGCACCTACACCCATGAG GTGGTGACACTCTGGTATCGTGCCCCTGAGATCCTCTTGGGCTGCAAGTTCTACTCCACGGCTGTGGATATCTGGAGCATCGGTTGCATCTTTGCAGAGATG GTGACCCGCAGAGCCCTGTTTCCAGGCGACTCTGAGATTGACCAACTCTTCCGTATCTTTCGGACCCTGGGGACACCCAGTGAGGCCATGTGGCCAGGAGTCACCCAGCTGCCTGATTATAAGGGCAGTTTCCCCAAGTGGACCAGTAAGGGGCTGGAGGAGGTTGTGCCCAACCTGGAGCCCGAGGGCCAGGACCTGCTCTTG CAACTCCTGCAGTACAACCCCAGCCGGCGGATCTCAGCCAAGGCCGCCCTGGCGCACCCCTACTTCTCGTCCACCGAGACCTCCTCGGCGCCCCACCAGTGTATGCTGGAGCGTTTCTGCTGCTGA
- the CDK3 gene encoding cyclin-dependent kinase 3 isoform X2, producing the protein MDMFQKVEKIGEGTYGVVYKAMNKETGQLVALKKIRLDLETEGVPSTAIREISLLKELKHPNIVRLLDVVHSEKKLYLVFEFLSQDLKKYMDSTPASELPLHLVKLLQGVNFCHTHRVIHRDLKPQNLLISELGTIKLADFGLARAFGVPLRTYTHEVVTLWYRAPEILLGCKFYSTAVDIWSIGCIFAEMVTRRALFPGDSEIDQLFRIFRTLGTPSEAMWPGVTQLPDYKGSFPKWTSKGLEEVVPNLEPEGQDLLLQLLQYNPSRRISAKAALAHPYFSSTETSSAPHQCMLERFCC; encoded by the exons ATGGACATGTTCCAGAAGGTGGAGAAGATCGGAGAGGGCACCTATGGGGTGGTGTACAAGGCCATGAACAAGGAGACCGGGCAGCTCGTGGCCCTCAAGAAGATCAGGCTGGATTT ggaGACCGAGGGGGTCCCAAGCACTGCCATCAGGGAGATCTCCCTGCTCAAAGAGCTTAAGCACCCCAACATCGTCAG GCTGCTGGACGTGGTTCACAGCGAGAAGAAGCTTTACCTGGTGTTTGAGTTCCTTAGCCAGGACCTGAAGAAGTACATGGACTCCACCCCGGCCTCCGAGCTCCCCCTGCACCTAGTCAAG CTGCTGCAGGGGGTGAACTTCTGCCACACGCATCGGGTCATCCATCGAGACTTGAAGCCCCAGAATCTGCTCATCAGTGAGTTGGGGACCATCAAGCTGGCTGACTTTGGACTGGCTCGAGCCTTCGGGGTGCCTCTGCGCACCTACACCCATGAG GTGGTGACACTCTGGTATCGTGCCCCTGAGATCCTCTTGGGCTGCAAGTTCTACTCCACGGCTGTGGATATCTGGAGCATCGGTTGCATCTTTGCAGAGATG GTGACCCGCAGAGCCCTGTTTCCAGGCGACTCTGAGATTGACCAACTCTTCCGTATCTTTCGGACCCTGGGGACACCCAGTGAGGCCATGTGGCCAGGAGTCACCCAGCTGCCTGATTATAAGGGCAGTTTCCCCAAGTGGACCAGTAAGGGGCTGGAGGAGGTTGTGCCCAACCTGGAGCCCGAGGGCCAGGACCTGCTCTTG CAACTCCTGCAGTACAACCCCAGCCGGCGGATCTCAGCCAAGGCCGCCCTGGCGCACCCCTACTTCTCGTCCACCGAGACCTCCTCGGCGCCCCACCAGTGTATGCTGGAGCGTTTCTGCTGCTGA
- the EVPL gene encoding envoplakin produces the protein MFKGLSKSSQGKGSPKGSPAKGSPKGSPNKHSRAATQELALLISRMQANADQVERDILETQKKLQQDRQHSEQRQALQHRQEVGRSLKEAEVLLKDLFLDVDKAQRLKHPQAEEIEKDIKQLHERVTQECAEYRALYEKMVLPPDVGPRVDWARVLEQKQKQVCEGQYGPGMAELEQQVAEHNILQKEIEAYGQQLRTLVGPDAATIRSQYRDLLKAASWRGQSLGSLYTHLQGCTRQLNALAQQQQRILQQDWSDHLADPAGVRREYEHFKQHELLSQEQRVNQLEDDGERMVELGHPAVGPIQAHQEALKVEWQNFLNLCICQESQLQHVEDYRRFQEEADSVSQTLAKLNSSLDSQYSPAPEGPPGALMEMLRQLEAEEKQLTMAEKTLKDLQLQSQGVAPLPQRRNLPLQPLRVDSICDWDSGEVQLLRGEQYTLVDNTDPHTWVVQGQAGEPKRAPAACFCIPAPDPEAVARASGLASELQALKQKLTAVQSRLKASAKEPLRPSQQAPSSSGPPDPQAQKLLTQMTRLEEDLGQIEKQLLAWARAPLSRTTPLEDLEGRIQNHQGTAQRLQSLGAEKEAAQQKCEAFLSGQPSGPAALHLPVVLNSVKNKYRDVQVLCSLYGEKAKAALGLERQIRDADKVIRGFESALAQEAPIPAGPGALQERVSELKRRRRELLEQQACVLGLHRQLKAVEHMCSALQNNFCEFCKDLPHQQRQVRALTDRYHAVGDQLDLREKMMQDAGLTYQQFKNCTDNLNAWLERLPHNKVRPSDGPSQIAYKLQAQKRLLQEIQGRKQDRATASRLSQHLQVALQDYELQADTYRGSLEPTQVGSAPKRPRVAPLQDSIQAQEKNLTKAYTEVAAAHQQQLHQLEFARKILEKKELNEDIQVTPNAQQGSESPARGGRKSEALRSQLEEERKRVAQVQRELEEQRSQLLQLKTQRPVEKLEEKEVVEFYRDPQLESNLSRVKSQVEDEGKKRAGLQADLEAVAQKVMQLESQRKATEPHLLTKEVTQIERDPGLDSQAAQLKSELQLLQEENTAVLAQLEALKAELLALEQKEVNVKETVVVKEVVKVEKDLEMLQAAQALRLKIQEDVAQRKGAEDAVAKLQARVVELEAAIRTVEPKVIVKEVKKVEQDPRLLQEASRLRSLLEVQRSENEVLARELKELHSKHSAAEKQKPRVDLQERVQETFRVDPETEREIAQLRAELQETGRKRNGTEQEVERLLSELVVLRAQKPTVEYKEVTQELVRHEKNPELLREIDRLKAQLNELVNGSGRAQEQLIRLQGERDEWRRERSKVETKTVNKEVVRREKDPVLEQEAQRLRQEVREATQKRRAAEDAVHQLQNKYLLLERRRPEERVVVQEVVVTQKDPKLHEEHSRLSQSLDEEAGRRRQLEREVQQLRAAVQEDEGRLSFREDRSKKLAVERELRQLTLKLQELEKRPPAVQEKIIMEEVVQLEKDPDLEKSTAALRQDLAQEKTQATEVHRECKNLQVQIDVLQKTKLQEKTIYKEVIRVEKDPVLEGERARVWEALNRERAARESREEEVRRLRERVERAEALGRTWAREEAELQKTRDRASQECRQLQQELRELERQKQQRVLHLQEESKLLSQKTESERQRAAQRGQELSQLESAILREKDRIYEKERTLRDLHTQVSREELNQETQTRETNISTKISILEPETGKDMSPYEAYKRGVIDRSQYLQLQDLECDWEEVTTLGPHGEESVLLDRKSGKQYSIEAALRSRRISKEEYHLYKDGQLPISEFALLVAGETKPCPSLSIGAIISKSPLASPASQSTSLFSPSFSLGLSEDSFPIAGVYDTTTDNKCTIKTAVAKNMLDPITGQKLLEAQAATGGIVDLLSRERYSVHKAVERGLIESGSTQRLLNAQKAFTGIEDPVTKKRLSVGEAVQKGWMPQESVLPHLRVQHLTGGLIDPKKTGRIPVAQAVLSGMISEELAQLLQDEASYEKDLTDPISKERLSYREAMGRCRKDPLSGLLLLPASLEGYRCYRSATPTVPRSLR, from the exons ATGTTCAAGGGGTTGAGCAAAAGCTCTCAGGGGAAGGGGTCCCCCAAGGGCTCCCCGGCCAAAGGCTCCCCCAAGGGGTCCCCCAACAAGCACAGCAG AGCTGCCACTCAGGAGCTGGCCCTGCTGATCTCCCGCATGCAGGCCAACGCCGACCAGGTGGAGAGGGACATTCTGGAGACCCAGAAGAAGCTGCAGCAG GACCGGCAGCACAGTGAGCAGCGCCAGGCCCTGCAGCACCGGCAGGAGGTGGGCCGCAGCCTGAAGGAGGCCGAGGTGCTGCTGAAAGACCTCTTCCTGGATGTGGACAAGGCCCAGCGGCTCAAGCACCCACAGGCCGAGGAGATCGAGAAGGA CATCAAGCAGCTGCACGAGCGGGTGACCCAGGAGTGCGCCGAGTACCGCGCCCTGTACGAGAAGATGGTGCTGCCGCCCGATGTGGGGCCCAGGGTCGACTGGGCAAGGGTGCTGGAGCAGAAGCAG AAGCAGGTCTGCGAGGGCCAGTACGGGCCGGGCATGGCGGAGCTGGAGCAGCAGGTCGCCGAACACAATATCCTGCAGAAGGAGATCGAGGCCTACGGGCAGCAGCTGCGGACCCTTGTAGGGCCG GACGCGGCCACCATCCGGAGCCAATACCGGGACCTCCTG AAGGCGGCCTCGTGGCGAGGGCAGAGTCTGGGCAGCCTGTACACGCACCTGCAGGGCTGCACGCGCCAGCTGAACGCCctggcccagcagcagcagcgcatCCTCCAGCAAGACTGGAGCGACCACCTGGCCGACCCCGCGGGCGTGCGGAGGGAGTACGAG CACTTCAAGCAGCACGAGCTGCTGAGCCAGGAGCAGCGCGTGAACCAGCTGGAGGACGACGGGGAGCGCATGGTGGAGCTCGGGCATCCGGCCGTGGGGCCCATCCAG GCCCACCAGGAGGCCCTAAAGGTGGAGTGGCAGAACTTCCTGAACCTTTGCATCTGCCAGGAGAGCCAGCTGCAGCACGTGGAGGACTACCGCAGG TTCCAGGAAGAGGCGGATTCTGTCAGCCAGACCCTGGCAAAGCTCAACTCCAGCCTGGACAGCCAGTACAGCCCTGCCCCGGAGGGCCCACCTGGTGCTCTAATGGAGATGCTGCGGCAGCTGGAG GCAGAGGAGAAGCAGCTGACCATGGCCGAAAAGACTCTCAAGGACCTGCAGCTGCAAAGCCAGGGGGTGGCCCCTCTGCCCCAGAGAAGGAACCTGCCCCTGCAGCCCCTGCGTGTGGACAGCATCTGTGACTGGGACTCAGGAGAA GTGCAGCTGCTGCGGGGTGAGCAGTATACACTGGTGGACAACACTGACCCACACACCTGGGTGGTCCAGGGCCAGGCAGGCGAGCCCAAGCGGGCCCCAGCCGCCTGCTTCTGCATCCCAGCTCCGGACCCTGAAGCCGTGGCCAGGGCCTCCGG GCTTGCCTCGGAGCTGCAGGCACTGAAGCAGAAACTGACCGCAGTCCAGAGCCGCCTGAAGGCCAGTGCCAAGGAGCCCTTACGGCCCAGCCAGCAGG CTCCAAGCAGCTCGGGCCCACCCGACCCACAGGCCCAGAAGCTCCTGACACAGATGACCCGGCTGGAGGAGGACCTGGGGCAGATAGAGAAGCAGCTGCTGGCTTGGGCACGGGCCCCGCTGAGCCGCACCACACCACTCGAGGACCTCGAGGGCCGCATCCAGAACCACCAG GGCACGGCCCAGCGGCTGCAGAGCCTGGGAGCAGAGAAGGAGGCGGCCCAGCAGAAGTGTGAGGCGTTTCTGTCGGGGCAGCCCTCAGGGCCCGCTGCCCTGCATCTGCCCGTGGTCCTCAACAGCGTCAAGAACAAATACAGGGATGTGCAGGTTCTCTGCAGCCTCTACGGGGAGAA AGCCAAGGCCGCCCTGGGTCTGGAACGGCAGATCCGGGATGCAGACAAGGTCATCCGAGGCTTCGAGTCTGCCCTGGCACAGGAGGCCCCCATCCCCGCAGGCCCGGGCGCACTGCAGGAGAGGGTCAGCGAGCTGAAG CGCCGGCGGAGGGAGCTGCTGGAGCAGCAGGCCTGTGTGCTCGGGCTACACCGCCAGCTGAAGGCTGTCGAGCATATGTGCAGCGCACTGCAGAACAATTTCTGCGAGTTCTGCAAAGACCTGCCTCACCAGCAGCGCCAGGTGCGGGCCCTCACCGACCGCTACCACGCCGTGGGGGACCAGTTGGACCTGCG GGAGAAGATGATGCAGGATGCTGGCCTCACCTACCAGCAGTTCAAGAACTGCACGGACAACCTGAACGCGTGGCTGGAGCGCCTGCCCCACAACAAGGTGCGGCCCAGCGACGGGCCCAGCCAGATCGCCTACAAGCTGCAGGCGCAGAAG aGACTGCTGCAGGAGATCCAGGGCCGCAAGCAGGACAGGGCCACGGCGTCCCGCCTCTCCCAGCACCTGCAGGTGGCCCTCCAG GACTATGAGCTGCAGGCAGACACCTACCGAGGTTCCCTGGAGCCCACCCAGGTGGGATCGGCCCCCAAGAGACCGCGAGTTGCGCCCCTGCAGGACAGCATCCAAGCCCAG GAGAAGAACCTGACGAAGGCCTACACTGAGGTGGCAGCTGCCCACCAGCAGCAACTGCACCAGCTGGAATTTGCCAGAAAGATTCTGGAGAAG AAAGAGCTCAATGAGGACATCCAGGTGACACCTAACGCCCAGCAGGGGTCTGAGAGCCCAGCCCGGGGGGGCAGGAAGTCAGAGGCCCTGAGGTCCCAGCTAGAGGAGGAGAGGAAGCGGGTGGCCCAGGTACAACGTGAGCTGGAGGAGCAGAGGAGCCAGTTGCTGCAGCTGAAGACCCAGCGGCCCGTGGAGAAactggaggagaaggaagtggtggAGTTCTACCGGGATCCCCAGCTGGAGAGCAACCTGTCCAGGGTGAAGTCCCAGGTGGAGGACGAGGGCAAGAAGCGGGCTGGCCTGCAGGCAGACCTGGAGGCAGTGGCCCAGAAGGTCATGCAGCTGGAGAGCCAGAGGAAGGCCACGGAACCTCACCTGCTGACCAAGGAGGTCACCCAGATCGAGAGGGACCCCGGCCTGGACAGCCAGGCAGCCCAGCTCAAGAGTGAGCTCCAGCTCCTGCAAGAGGAGAACACCGCCGTCTTGGCCCAGCTGGAGGCACTGAAGGCAGAGCTGCTGGCCCTTGAGCAGAAGGAGGTGAACGTGAAAGAGACAGTCGTGGTGAAAGAAGTGGTCAAGGTGGAGAAGGACCTGGAGATGCTCCAGGCAGCCCAGGCCCTGAGGCTGAAGATTCAGGAGGATGTGGCCCAGCGGAAAGGGGCGGAGGATGCCGTGGCCAAGCTGCAGGCTCGAGTCGTGGAGCTGGAGGCAGCAATCCGCACTGTGGAGCCCAAGGTGATTGTGAAGGAGGTGAAGAAGGTGGAAcaggaccccaggctcctccaggagGCATCCAGGCTGAGGAGCCTCCTGGAGGTGCAGAGGAGTGAAAACGAGGTGCTGGCCAGGGAGCTGAAGGAGCTGCACAGCAAGCACAGCGCGGCGGAGAAGCAGAAGCCCCGGGTGGATCTGCAGGAGCGCGTACAGGAGACCTTCCGGGTGGACCCGGAGACAGAGCGGGAGATCGCACAGCTCCGGGCTGAGCTGCAGGAGACTGGCCGCAAGAGGAATGGCACGGAGCAGGAGGTGGAGCGACTGCTCTCTGAGCTGGTGGTGCTGCGGGCCCAGAAGCCCACCGTGGAGTACAAGGAGGTGACGCAGGAGCTGGTGCGGCACGAGAAGAACCCCGAGCTGCTGCGGGAGATCGACCGCCTGAAGGCCCAGCTCAATGAGCTGGTCAACGGCAGTGGACGGGCCCAGGAGCAGCTCATCCGGCTGCAGGGGGAGCGCGACGAGTGGCGGCGCGAACGCTCCAAGGTCGAGACCAAGACGGTGAACAAGGAGGTGGTGCGCCGTGAGAAGGACCCCGTTCTGGAGCAGGAAGCCCAGCGGCTGCGCCAGGAGGTGCGGGAGGCCACTCAGAAGCGGCGGGCGGCCGAGGACGCCGTCCACCAGCTGCAGAACAAGTACCTGCTGCTGGAGAGGCGGCGGCCTGAGGAGAGGGTGGTGGTGCAAGAGGTGGTGGTCACCCAGAAGGACCCGAAGCTCCATGAGGAGCACAGCCGGCTGAGCCAGAGCTTGGATGAGGAGGCCGGCCGGCGGCGGCAGCTGGAACGGGAGGTGCAGCAGCTGCGGGCCGCCGTGCAGGAGGACGAGGGCCGACTCAGCTTCCGGGAGGACCGTAGTAAGAAGCTGGCTGTGGAGAGGGAGCTGCGGCAGCTGACCCTgaagctccaggagctggagaAGCGGCCTCCGGCAGTGCAGGAGAAGATCATCATGGAGGAGGTAGTCCAGCTGGAGAAGGACCCGGACCTGGAGAAGTCCACGGCGGCCCTCCGGCAAGACCTGGCCCAGGAGAAGACCCAGGCGACCGAGGTGCATCGGGAGTGCAAGAACCTTCAGGTGCAGATCGACGTGCTCCAGAAGACGAAGCTGCAGGAGAAGACCATCTACAAGGAAGTGATCAGGGTGGAGAAGGACCCCGTGCTGGAGGGAGAGCGTGCCCGGGTGTGGGAGGCGCTCAACCGGGAGCGCGCGGCCCGGGAGAGCCGGGAGGAGGAGGTGAGGCGCCTGCGGGAGCGGGTGGAGCGGGCCGAGGCGCTGGGGAGGACCTGGGCTCGGGAGGAGGCCGAGCTCCAGAAGACCCGGGACCGGGCAAGCCAGGAGTGCAGGCAGCTGCAGCAGGAGCTGCGGGAGCTGGAAAGGCAGAAGCAGCAGCGGGTGCTGCACCTGCAGGAGGAGTCCAAGCTGCTCAGCCAGAAGACGGAGAGCGAGCGGCAGAGGGCAGCCCAGCGGGGCCAGGAACTCTCGCAGCTCGAGTCGGCCATCCTCCGCGAGAAGGACCGGATCTATGAGAAGGAGCGGACCCTGCGGGACCTCCACACCCAGGTGAGCCGGGAGGAGCTCAACCAGGAGACCCAGACACGAGAGACCAACATCTCCACCAAGATCTCCATCCTGGAGCCCGAGACGGGGAAGGACATGTCCCCGTACGAGGCCTACAAGAGGGGCGTCATTGACCGAAGCCAGTACCTCCAGCTGCAGGATCTCGAGTGTGACTGGGAGGAGGTCACCACCTTGGGCCCCCACGGGGAGGAGTCTGTGCTCCTGGACCGCAAGAGCGGGAAACAGTACTCCATCGAGGCCGCCCTGCGCAGCCGGCGCATCTCCAAAGAGGAGTACCATCTCTACAAGGATGGCCAGCTCCCCATCAGCGAATTCGCTCTGCTCGTGGCCGGGGAGACcaagccctgcccctccctctccatcGGCGCCATCATCTCCAAGTCCCCGCTCGCCTCCCCGGCCTCCCAGAGCACCAGTCTCTTCTCCCCCAGCTTCTCTCTCGGGCTTAGCGAGGACAGCTTCCCCATCGCCGGCGTCTATGACACGACCACAGACAACAAGTGCACCATCAAGACGGCCGTGGCCAAGAACATGCTGGACCCCATCACCGGGCAGAAGCTGCTGGAGGCTCAGGCGGCTACGGGGGGCATCGTGGACCTCCTGAGCCGGGAGCGCTACTCCGTGCACAAGGCGGTGGAGCGGGGGCTGATCGAGAGCGGCTCAACCCAGAGGCTGCTCAACGCACAGAAGGCCTTCACGGGCATTGAGGACCCCGTGACCAAGAAGAGGCTGTCGGTGGGCGAGGCCGTCCAGAAGGGCTGGATGCCCCAGGAAAGCGTGCTCCCACACCTGCGGGTGCAGCACCTGACCGGGGGGCTCATCGACCCCAAGAAGACCGGCCGCATCCCCGTGGCGCAGGCTGTGCTCTCTGGCATGATCAGCGAGGAGCTGGCCCAGCTCCTGCAAGATGAGGCTAGTTACGAGAAGGACTTGACAGATCCCATTTCCAAGGAGCGACTGAGCTACAGGGAGGCCATGGGGCGTTGCCGGAAGGACCCCCTGAGCGGCCTGCTGCTCCTCCCAGCCTCGCTAGAGGGGTACCGCTGCTACCGCTCGGCCACCCCCACTGTCCCGCGCTCCCTGCGTTGA